ACTTTTGGTTAACAGGTAAAAACGATGTTCGAATGGATCGCCGACCCGTCAATCTGGGCCGGACTGGTCACCCTGGTGGTGCTGGAGCTGGTGCTGGGCATTGATAACCTGGTGTTTATCGCCATCCTGGCGGAAAAACTGCCCCCTGCCCTGCGCGACCGTGCCCGCGTCACCGGGCTACTGCTGGCTCTGCTGATGCGGCTGGTGCTGCTCGCCTCTATTTCCTGGCTCTCTTCCCTGACCGCCCCGCTGTTCTCCATTGCCGGCCATGCCTTCAGCGCGCGGGATGCCATTATGCTGGTTGGGGGGATCTTCCTGCTGTTTAAAGCGACCGTTGAACTGAATGAACGGCTGGAAGGCAAAGATGAAGAGCAGAATCCGCAAAAACGCGGAGCGCGATTCTGGCCGGTAGTGGCGCAAATCGTGGTGCTGGACGCGGTATTCTCACTCGATTCGGTGATCACCGCCGTAGGCATGGTGGACCATCTGGCCGTAATGATGGCCGCGGTGATTATCTCGATCATGCTGATGCTGCTGGCCAGTAAGCCGCTGACCCGCTTCGTAAACGGTCACCCGACGATTATTATTCTGTGCCTGAGTTTCCTGCTGATGATTGGTTTCAGCCTGGTCGCCGACGGCTTTGGCTACCATATTCCGAAAGGCTACCTTTACGCGGCGATTGGTTTCTCGGTGATGATTGAGGCGCTGAATCAGCTTTCCCAGTTCAACCGCCGCCGTTTTCTGTCGGCAAAATCGCCGCTGCGTAAACGCACCGCCGAAGCGGTACTCCGCCTGCTGCGCGGCAGCCACGAACCGGCGGAACTGGACGCGGAAACCGCCTCCCTGGTAGCCAGCAATACCGCGCCAAAGGCCATTTTTAATAAGCAGGAACGCATGATGATTGCGAGGGTGCTGGCGATGGGGCAGCGCAGCGTCAGCAGCATTATGACTTCCCGTCATGATATCCAGCACATTGATCTGGCCGAGTCGCCGGAGGAGATCATGTCCCGCCTGGACAACAATCAGCACACGCGCCTGATCATTACCGAAAACAGCGAAGAGCCGCTCGGGGTGGTTCACGTCATCGAGTTGCTCAAGCAGGCGCTGCACGGTAATCACCTCGATCTGCGGGCGTTAATCCGCCAGCCGCTGGTCTTCCCTGAACAGCTTCCGTTGTTGCCTGCACTGGAGCAGTTCCGCAATGCGCGAACCCATTTTGCCTTTGTGGTGGATGAGTTTGGTTCGGTTGAGGGGGTGGTCACGCTCAGCGACGTTATGGAAACCATCGCCGGGAATCTGCCAAACGAAGGAGAACGGCTGGATCCGCGCTACGATATTCAACAAAACGCTGACGGTAGCTGGACCGCTAACGGCCATATGCCGCTGGACGATCTGACGATGTATCTGCCGCTGCCGCTGGATGAAAAGCGTGAATACAATACGCTGGCGGGGCTGCTGATGGAGCATTTACAGCACGTTCCCCAGGTTGGGGAAGAGGTGCAGATCGGTGATTATCTGATCCGCACCCTGCAGGTTGAGAACCATCGGGTGCAGAAGGTGCAGATCGTTCCACCGCAGGAAGAAGATTAACCAAACGGCCACTAAGGCGTGCCGCAGGCCCGCCTTACATATCTTTCAGCAGCTTTTTCACATCGTTGCGGTTTTCATTATCCGGGTTGCGGCCCATCCACTCTTTCAGCCGCTGTTTCGCCTCGTCACGCAGCTGCAGACGCAGTACCTGATCGACCTTCAGGCTGTAGTTAATCGTCGACCACGGGCCGTAAATCCGCAGCGGAACCGGGGTCTGCTGCAGGCGTCTGACCAGCGTATCGTCCCCCTGCCAGCCCTGCGTTACCGTCACGCCAAAGTTAATATCCAGTTCCCTTTTTGCCAGATCGACATTACCGCTGCCGGTGTAGTTCAGCATCGTCGACTGCGCGCTCAGATCGGGGAAGGTCACCAGGCCGTTATTCAGGGTGGCGTGGCCGCTGATTTGCTGCAGGATCGGCTGGTCGCTTCGCTCGCCGCGCACTTTATCACTGTTACCCTCAACGGCACGCTGGATCAGCTGCTGGAAATTAAGCCCGGCAAACTGGGCATTATCCAGTTTAAGATCCGCGCTGCCCCGCCACTGATGGTTAAATTCGGCCACGGTTAAGCCGTTACCGCTGAAATCACCGTCCAGCGACAGCTCACCGCTGATGGTATCCGGCAGATTAAAGGCTTTCAGCAGGGGGCTGATGCCCACCCGCTGCAGCGACGGCTTCAGCGCAACCTTCGTTTGCGGGCTGCGCACGTCAATGCTTCCCGGCAGAGAGAAACGACCGCCGTTTGCCTGCCCCTGCAGGCTGGCCAGCGTCAGCAGCCCCTGCTGATTGTTGGCATGCAGCTGCACCGCATCCATATCAATACCGCGCCAGCGCAGTTTCGCAACGTTCAGATTGAGGCTGCCGTCAATGACATTCAGCGGCGAGTCGGCATTATCAGGCGGCGCGGACTCGGCAATCACCGGTGCCCGCCCGGCGCGCTGGCTCTGCTGCGCGGCCTCATCGCCGGCGGTTTCGGTAATGCCCAGCAGGGTATCCATATCCAGCGATGGCGAACTGAGGTCCGCCACGATCAGCGGCCGGTTACCCAGTGTACCGGTGATTTTTCCGTTAAGCTGGCTGTCGTTGGCGCTGAGCTGGATATCACCGAGGCTGAAGCGCTGCCCCGCGCTGTCCCAGCTGGCCGTCATGGCTGCCTGACCTTTAATGCCGGCTTTCGGCAGGTCTGCACCCTGCAGCTGGTAATCAAGCTGTTTAATGGCGGCGCTAATCTGGCGTGGATAGTGGGTGATGTCCATATCGCTGCTGAACTGCAGGCGCAGATCGCGCTGGTCGCGACTGATGCGGCTACTGAATTCCAGCGTAGCCTGCCGCGGCTGGGTCTGATCGAGCCGCAGATTGAAATCACGCACGTTAAGCTGCTCGCCGTTGTTCTGCTGCCAGACCAGCAGGCTGTCAACGATCTGCAGATGGGAAATATCAAACTTCCAGCCGCGGGTAACGTCCTCAATCACCGACGGCACCGCACTGCCTGCGGGGCCGATCGGTGCATCCGCCGGGCGCTGGCGATCGCTTTCCGGAATTAACCGGACAACGGCACCTTTGAGCATCACCTGCTTGACGGAAAGCTGGTGGGAGAGAAGAGGCAGAAGATTGACATCCAGCCGCATGTTTTCCGCACTGACCACCGGCTGAGAGGCACCCGGCGCGGTCAGCGTGACCGGCCCGGACAGAATGCTCAGCTGCGGCCAGACGTGCCAGCGCAGATCGCCTTTCAGCGCCAGCTGGTAGCCGCTGCGCTGTTCAACCTGCTGGGCCATGTAGGCGCGAAAATCATTGGGATTGACCAGCAGAACCAGAGCGGTCATTCCGGCCACCATCACCACCAGTAAAATGGCCAGTGTGGTTATCAATCTTTTCATGCCTCTGCCACCTTTAATCTTTATCGATTCGACTGGCAACCGCGCCCTGCTGATCTTTGTATTTCGCATCCTGGCGGCTGTTGTACGGGCGTGCTGCCGGGCCCGATAGCGGTTCAAAACTCAGTGCGCCGATCAGCATGCCGGGGCGTAACGCCAGCGGAAGCTTACCGGAATTATAGAACTCCAGCACAATGCGCCCCTGCCAGCCCGGATCGATGCGGTGCGCGGTCACATGCACCATCAGCCCCAGCCTTGCCAGCGAAGAGCGCCCGTCCAGCCAGCCGACCAGATCGTCAGGCAGCGTGACCGACTCAAAGGTTACCGCCAGGGCCAGCTCGCCCGGGTGAAGGTAAAACGCCTCGCCTTCCGGCAGGACGATTTCATCGCTCATAACGCGATCCAGCGCGGCGCTGACTTCGTGCTTAGGCCCGCTTAAATCAATAAATGCAGCCGTGTGCCCGCGAAACGTGCGGAACTGGTTCCCGAGACGGACATCAACGGTGGCACCACTAATACGCTCCACCGGCGGGCGCGGGGTGATGCCCAGTTTGCCATTATCGAGCCAGGCTTCAATATCGCGGTCACATAATCTCATAACGGGTACTCCAACCTTTTCAGAAATGCGTAAAAGCGGCTACGGTCACAGCGGGAAAACACACCGGTTCGGCTCCGTAGCCTGCCCGCCGGGCGGGCCGGTCGGTGAGGATCACTCAAAGAACTGATTGATCTTCGCCTTGAGGATATCAATGGCAATGCGGTTTTTACCACCGCGCGGCACGATAATATCGGCATACTGCTTCGACGGTTCAATAAACTGCAGGAACATCGGACGCACCGTCTTCTGGTATTGCGCCATCACCGAATCCATTGAGCGGCCACGTTCATTTACATCACGTTTCATGCGGCGCATCAAACAGATATCGAGCGGCGTGTCGACGAAGATCGAGAAATTCATCTCCTGACGCAGACGCGCATCGGTCAGCAGCAGGATGCCTTCAAGGATAATGACCTTCTTGGGCTTCAGCGTAATGGTCTTTTTCTCACGCGTATGTTCGACATAGCTGTAGACCGGCAGTTCAATTGACTGCCCGGCCTTCAGCATTTGCAGATGCTGAAGCAGGAGCGTGTGGTCCATGGCACTCGGATGGTCGTAGTTGGTTTTAACCCGCTCTTCCATGGTTAAGTGGCTTTGGTCTTTGTAATAGGCATCCTCTGGGATCACGCCTATATTTTCATCACCTACGCGATCGCGCACTTCGCGATACAGCGTGCTGGCAATAAGACTTTTCCCCGAGGCTGAAGCGCCTGCGATACCTACGATGACGCACTGGTGCGACTTGTCAGCCATAAATTAACGACCTGATTCCGAGACAAAATGAAAGGATAAATTGCCAGCTTCCTGAAATATGAAGGGCATAGCGCGCGCAATTATAGGGAGTTCACCCATTCGATGCCAGAAAAAAGCATCCTCAACCTTTTCAGATTATACCGTTAGATAATATGCTGGCGTCCGGGTAAAGTACGACAAGCAAAAAAGCCTCAAGGAAACAGCGTGCCAGATCACATAATGCATCTTTTGACTTATTTCGGTGACAGCATGCTGCTGCTGCCGACGGCGGTCATTATCGCTTTCCTGCTTCGCTGGAAAAACGACGACAAACGCGCCGTCTGGTTCTGGCTGCTGGCCTTTGGCTGCGCGGGGCTGGTGGTCAGCCTGTCGAAAATCGCTTTCCTTGGCTTTGGCATCGGCAGCGTGCGGTTTAACTTCACCGGATTCAGCGGCCACAGTGCCATGTCCGCGACGCTCTGGCCGGTGATGCTCTGGCTGCTGAGCGGCCGACTTGCCCCACTGTGGCGACGGGTTCTGCTTGCGGTCGGCTATCTGATCCCGGTAATTGTTGGCCTGTCGCGTCTGGAGCTGAACGCGCATTCGGTCAGTGAAGTCATTGCCGGTTTGATCCTCGGTTTTACCCTCAGCACCGCTTTTCTGCTCAGCCAGCGCACCGTTCGCCCGCGAGGCTTTTCGCTGGCGCAGTTGTGCATTGCGCTGCTGGTGCCGGTGCTGCTGTTCAGCCACGGCCGGGTGGCCACCACTCAGCAATTTTTGCAACACTTATCAGCCCAGATCGCCGGGATTGATCACCCCTGGACCCGCGCGGATCTTTTAAAAATCAAGCAATAAACCCCATTGATATCTGCGGCGTTTATCGCAGGTTTTATGTGCCATTCACTTCAACCCGGTTTTCTTGTGCTAGCATGGCTTTAGAGATAACGATCGCGCCGCTGTCTGGCGCCGTGCTGGATAAGTGTGGATGGCCTCAGAAACGTTAGCCAATGTACAACATAGCCGGACGCAGTGGCTGAACAGCCTGCTGCTGGGCCTGCTGAGCCTGGCATCCACCTTTTACTGTCTTGAGCTGATTAAAATCAGCGGTCAGATCTCACCGCTGTGGTTTTCCACGGCGCTGATGACCATCGTGGTGTTCCGCAATCCCGTCCGTCACCTGCCGCTGCTGCTGAGCGGCTGCATGGTCGGCGTGATCTGCGCCAATGCGATCATCCTCGGCCCGGGCCTCTCCAATCTGAAATTCCCGCTGATCAATCTGGCCCAGGCGCTGATGGGCGGCGTGATGCTGCGCCTGCTGCTGGATCATCACGCGCCGCTGAATACGCTTTACAGCTGGGTCAAAATGATGCTGGCGGTTGGCCTGTTCACCCCGCTACTGGGTGCAATGCTAGCCAGCGCCCTGCTGAATATTCCGGCCGCCTCGCTCACTCAGTTCTTCTCCACCTGGGTTGCCTCCGAAGTGGTCGGCATGCTGGCGCTTGGCCCGGTGGCGCTCCTCTGGCAGCGCGACTCGCTGATGAAGCACCGGGTGATGATTGAGACGCTACTCACCCTGCTGGTCACCCTTATATTCAGCTGGCTGGCGCTCCGCTACCTGCCGTGGTCGTTTGCCTTCGTGATTGTTATTCTGTTCTACAGCGCCGTGCGCCTGCCGCGCCTGGCCGCGTTCATCGTTTACCTGGTGACGGTATCGATGATCTCACTGATGCTGGCGCTCAATCTCATTCCGCAGGATTTTGTCAGCACGCCGCTGCTGATCTCCATTCCCTGGCTGCCCTTCCTGCTGGCGCTGGTCCCCAGCCATCTGATGACCCTGGTGATGCACTCGTTTCGCGAAGAGCGCAAGCACATCTCGGAAAGCGAAACCCGCTTTCGCCACGCGATGGAATATTCGGCGATCGGTATGGCGCTGGTGGCACCCGGCGGCCAGTGGCTGCAGGTCAACAAGTCGCTGTGCCGCCTGCTGGGTTACAGCCAGCATCAGCTTGAAGGCATGACCTTCCAGCAGCTGAGTCACCCCGATGACCTGAACGCCGATCTGACGCAGATGAATGCCCTGCTGGCCGGAGATATCGCCACCTATAGCATGGAAAAACGCTACCTGCGTAGCGACGGCAAAACCGTCTGGGCGCTGCTGGCGGTTTCGCTGGTGCGCGACAGCGAGCAGCAGCCGCTCTATTTTATTTCGCAAATCGAAGATATTACCGGGCTGAAGCTGACCGAAAAAATGAATCAGCAGCTGATGGAACGCATCACCCTGGCCAACGAAGCCGCCGGGATTGGCGTATGGGAATGGAACCTGAACACCGGCGAAATGAACTGGGATCGGCGCATGTTCCAGCTCTACCATCTGCCGGAAAGCGTGAAGATCACCCAGCAATACTGGATAAACTGCCTGCTTCCCGCCGATCGAAAAAAAGTTCTCGCCCTGCTGGAAAACGCGGTGAAAAATACGTCCCCGGTGGACGTTGAGTACCGGATTGAAACCCCCGCGGGCATCCGCTATATCCGCTGCCAGGGCAATCTGGTCGCCGACGAGCCGGGCCAGTCTTCACGCATGCTGGGAATTAATCAGGACGTCACCGTATTCCGCCGGCTCACCGATGCCCTGGATCAGGAGAGAGAGCGGATGCATATCACTCTGGATGCCATTGATGAAGCGGTGATCAGTACCGATGAAGAGATGCAGGTGATCTTTATGAATCCGGTGGCGGAGAAAATGACCGGCTGGCCGCAGCACCATGCGGTGGGCAAACCTATCACCGAGATTTTACAGATCACCCGCGGCGGCGATGGGCCGGAGCAGGAGATCGTCCTCAGCTGTGCGCTGCCGAAAAATACCAAACCGGCGGCTTCCCCGGACCAGGACCTGGTGCTACATAATCGCGCCGGGGAACAGTTTGCCATCAACTACAGCCTGTCACCGCTGAGCACGCAGGAAGGCGATAATATTGGCAGCGTGATGGTAATACAGGACGTCAGCGAATCGCGGGAAATATTCAAACGCCTGCGCTACAGCGCTTCCCACGATATGCTGACCCGCCTGCCGAATCGCGCCAGCTTTGAACAGCGGCTGAAAGTATTGCTGATGCCGCAGGAAAACCAGCATCTGCGCCACGTGCTGGCCTTCGTCGATCTTGATCGCTTCAAGGCAGTCAATGACAGCGCCGGTCACGCCGCCGGTGATGCGCTGCTGCGGGAGCTGTCGACGATCATGATGCGCCAGCTGCGCGGCAGCGACTTCCTCGCCCGCCTTGGGGGCGACGAATTCGGCATGCTGCTGCCGGAATGTTCCCTCGAGGATGCCAGCGAAATCGCCAGCCGACTGGTCGCCACCATCAGTCAGTATCGCTTCCAGTGGAAAGGCCAGGAGTTCTTCGTGGGCGCCAGCGCCGGGCTGACCGCCTTCGACAGCAGCAGCAACGCGGTTGAGGTAATGGCACAGGCGGATATTGCCTGCTACCGGGCTAAAAACAGCGGCCGGGGCCGGATTGCTGTTTACGAAGAGAAGCCCCACACCGACCCCCAGCACTGATCCGGGCACCGCCCTCCCCCTTATTGAATAAAACCACGCTTCCCCCTTGCTCTGCCGACACGGCCAGGCTAAAGTCGCCCCCTTTTTTTCCCCACTCAGCGGAGAGAACGATGTTTATCGGTTTCGACTACGGTACGGCGAACTGCTCGGTCGCCATTATGGATAACGGCCAGCCAAGAATGCTGCCTTTAGAGCAGGGTTCACCTTATTTACCCTCAATGCTGTGTGCGCCGACTCGTGAAGCCGTGAGTGAATGGCTGTTTCGTCATCATCAGGTGCCCACGCCGCAGGCGGAAAGCCAGGCGCTGCTGCGCCGCGCCGTGGCGTTCAACCGCGAAGAAGATATTGAAGTGACTCCGGCCAGCGTGAAGTTTGGCCTGGCCTCGCTGGCGCAGTACATGGACGATCCGGAAGAGGTGTGGTTTGTAAAATCCCCGAAATCGTTCCTCGGTGCCAGCGGCCTGAAGCCGCAGCAGGTGGCGCTGTTTGAGGATCTGGTGTGCGCGATGATGCTGCAGATCCGCCAGTCGGCGGAAAGCTCGCTGAACGACAGCGTGACCCAGGCGGTGATTGGCCGCCCGGTCAACTTCCAGGGGCTGGGCGGTGAAGACGCCAACCAGCAGGCGGAAGGAATTCTGGCCCGCGCGGCCAGCCGCGCCGGATTCAGCGATGTGATTTTCCAGTTCGAGCCGGTGGCCGCCGGTCTGGACTTTGAGGCCACGCTGAGCAAGGAAAGTCGGGTGCTGGTCGTGGATATCGGCGGCGGAACCACCGACTGCTCGATGCTGCTGATGGGCCCGCAGTGGCACGATAAATCCGACCGCAGCGACAGCCTGCTGGGCCACAGCGGCTGCCGCGTGGGCGGTAACGATCTGGATATTATGCTGGCCTTCAAGGAGCTGATGCCGCTGCT
The sequence above is a segment of the Erwinia sp. SLM-02 genome. Coding sequences within it:
- the asmA gene encoding outer membrane assembly protein AsmA, whose product is MKRLITTLAILLVVMVAGMTALVLLVNPNDFRAYMAQQVEQRSGYQLALKGDLRWHVWPQLSILSGPVTLTAPGASQPVVSAENMRLDVNLLPLLSHQLSVKQVMLKGAVVRLIPESDRQRPADAPIGPAGSAVPSVIEDVTRGWKFDISHLQIVDSLLVWQQNNGEQLNVRDFNLRLDQTQPRQATLEFSSRISRDQRDLRLQFSSDMDITHYPRQISAAIKQLDYQLQGADLPKAGIKGQAAMTASWDSAGQRFSLGDIQLSANDSQLNGKITGTLGNRPLIVADLSSPSLDMDTLLGITETAGDEAAQQSQRAGRAPVIAESAPPDNADSPLNVIDGSLNLNVAKLRWRGIDMDAVQLHANNQQGLLTLASLQGQANGGRFSLPGSIDVRSPQTKVALKPSLQRVGISPLLKAFNLPDTISGELSLDGDFSGNGLTVAEFNHQWRGSADLKLDNAQFAGLNFQQLIQRAVEGNSDKVRGERSDQPILQQISGHATLNNGLVTFPDLSAQSTMLNYTGSGNVDLAKRELDINFGVTVTQGWQGDDTLVRRLQQTPVPLRIYGPWSTINYSLKVDQVLRLQLRDEAKQRLKEWMGRNPDNENRNDVKKLLKDM
- a CDS encoding TerC family protein; the protein is MFEWIADPSIWAGLVTLVVLELVLGIDNLVFIAILAEKLPPALRDRARVTGLLLALLMRLVLLASISWLSSLTAPLFSIAGHAFSARDAIMLVGGIFLLFKATVELNERLEGKDEEQNPQKRGARFWPVVAQIVVLDAVFSLDSVITAVGMVDHLAVMMAAVIISIMLMLLASKPLTRFVNGHPTIIILCLSFLLMIGFSLVADGFGYHIPKGYLYAAIGFSVMIEALNQLSQFNRRRFLSAKSPLRKRTAEAVLRLLRGSHEPAELDAETASLVASNTAPKAIFNKQERMMIARVLAMGQRSVSSIMTSRHDIQHIDLAESPEEIMSRLDNNQHTRLIITENSEEPLGVVHVIELLKQALHGNHLDLRALIRQPLVFPEQLPLLPALEQFRNARTHFAFVVDEFGSVEGVVTLSDVMETIAGNLPNEGERLDPRYDIQQNADGSWTANGHMPLDDLTMYLPLPLDEKREYNTLAGLLMEHLQHVPQVGEEVQIGDYLIRTLQVENHRVQKVQIVPPQEED
- the yegD gene encoding molecular chaperone; its protein translation is MFIGFDYGTANCSVAIMDNGQPRMLPLEQGSPYLPSMLCAPTREAVSEWLFRHHQVPTPQAESQALLRRAVAFNREEDIEVTPASVKFGLASLAQYMDDPEEVWFVKSPKSFLGASGLKPQQVALFEDLVCAMMLQIRQSAESSLNDSVTQAVIGRPVNFQGLGGEDANQQAEGILARAASRAGFSDVIFQFEPVAAGLDFEATLSKESRVLVVDIGGGTTDCSMLLMGPQWHDKSDRSDSLLGHSGCRVGGNDLDIMLAFKELMPLLGLGGETVKGMGLPALPWWNAVAINDVPAQSDFYAAASNKLLQDLIRDAREPEKVKRLLKVWRQRLSYRLVRAAEESKIALSDRPQTLAGLDFIDDGLATDISVAALQAAISQPLERIQEQVALALETSGTKPDVIYLTGGSAKSPVLRQALQRQLPDIPLTSGDDFGSVTAGLARWAQVMFR
- the dcd gene encoding dCTP deaminase, which codes for MRLCDRDIEAWLDNGKLGITPRPPVERISGATVDVRLGNQFRTFRGHTAAFIDLSGPKHEVSAALDRVMSDEIVLPEGEAFYLHPGELALAVTFESVTLPDDLVGWLDGRSSLARLGLMVHVTAHRIDPGWQGRIVLEFYNSGKLPLALRPGMLIGALSFEPLSGPAARPYNSRQDAKYKDQQGAVASRIDKD
- a CDS encoding phosphatase PAP2 family protein; this encodes MHLLTYFGDSMLLLPTAVIIAFLLRWKNDDKRAVWFWLLAFGCAGLVVSLSKIAFLGFGIGSVRFNFTGFSGHSAMSATLWPVMLWLLSGRLAPLWRRVLLAVGYLIPVIVGLSRLELNAHSVSEVIAGLILGFTLSTAFLLSQRTVRPRGFSLAQLCIALLVPVLLFSHGRVATTQQFLQHLSAQIAGIDHPWTRADLLKIKQ
- the udk gene encoding uridine kinase, coding for MADKSHQCVIVGIAGASASGKSLIASTLYREVRDRVGDENIGVIPEDAYYKDQSHLTMEERVKTNYDHPSAMDHTLLLQHLQMLKAGQSIELPVYSYVEHTREKKTITLKPKKVIILEGILLLTDARLRQEMNFSIFVDTPLDICLMRRMKRDVNERGRSMDSVMAQYQKTVRPMFLQFIEPSKQYADIIVPRGGKNRIAIDILKAKINQFFE
- a CDS encoding diguanylate cyclase, with product MASETLANVQHSRTQWLNSLLLGLLSLASTFYCLELIKISGQISPLWFSTALMTIVVFRNPVRHLPLLLSGCMVGVICANAIILGPGLSNLKFPLINLAQALMGGVMLRLLLDHHAPLNTLYSWVKMMLAVGLFTPLLGAMLASALLNIPAASLTQFFSTWVASEVVGMLALGPVALLWQRDSLMKHRVMIETLLTLLVTLIFSWLALRYLPWSFAFVIVILFYSAVRLPRLAAFIVYLVTVSMISLMLALNLIPQDFVSTPLLISIPWLPFLLALVPSHLMTLVMHSFREERKHISESETRFRHAMEYSAIGMALVAPGGQWLQVNKSLCRLLGYSQHQLEGMTFQQLSHPDDLNADLTQMNALLAGDIATYSMEKRYLRSDGKTVWALLAVSLVRDSEQQPLYFISQIEDITGLKLTEKMNQQLMERITLANEAAGIGVWEWNLNTGEMNWDRRMFQLYHLPESVKITQQYWINCLLPADRKKVLALLENAVKNTSPVDVEYRIETPAGIRYIRCQGNLVADEPGQSSRMLGINQDVTVFRRLTDALDQERERMHITLDAIDEAVISTDEEMQVIFMNPVAEKMTGWPQHHAVGKPITEILQITRGGDGPEQEIVLSCALPKNTKPAASPDQDLVLHNRAGEQFAINYSLSPLSTQEGDNIGSVMVIQDVSESREIFKRLRYSASHDMLTRLPNRASFEQRLKVLLMPQENQHLRHVLAFVDLDRFKAVNDSAGHAAGDALLRELSTIMMRQLRGSDFLARLGGDEFGMLLPECSLEDASEIASRLVATISQYRFQWKGQEFFVGASAGLTAFDSSSNAVEVMAQADIACYRAKNSGRGRIAVYEEKPHTDPQH